GAATGGCCGAAAAGCTTGGAGCCGTTGCGCTGATCGTTATAGCTCCTGATGATAGCCTAAGACCTTACAGCCCAATCCAGCGCAATCTTGATACCGTGAATGCTGCTGTGAATTCACCTGAAATAACTGAACCCGTATATGTGGATGCTGACTATGCCTTGCCCGGCGACACTGCCATTATAAAAATACCCTGCTTTATTCTGGGCACCAATGCATCCGGAATGCTCTTCGACGAAACCGGTATTGTTTTAGCTGATATTGAAACGAGAATTGCTGACCTTCTGTCCCCAGCTTCGACGGTCATCCATGGTAAAAGGATGCGGTTTACAGTCGTTGTTAAATCAGAGTCACTGGTTGTGCGAAATGTTCTTGGCATTATCCGTGGCAAGGACAGCACCAAAAGTGTTGTTGTTGGCGCACACTATGACCACCTGGGCGTTCGTAACGGGTATATTTACAATGGCGCAGATGATGACGCTTCCGGTGTTTCCGGAATGCTCGCATTGGCAAAAGCATGGTGTGAGTATGATAAACAACCTGCCTTTAATATCATTTTTGCCGCCTGGACTGCAGAAGAAAAAGGATTTCTCGGGAGTCGTTATTATGTCATGCACTCCAATGCGAATCCCGATAAGCTATTGCTCAACATCAACCTGGATATGATCTCGCGCAGTGCTCCTGAAGATACCGCAAGCAGGCAACTCAGCATCGGCACGATGCCAGGCAGCGATGAGTTGAGGCAGATTGCCAGGGCAAGCAATCTCCGGCTTCCGCATCCTTTTGAACTTGACCTCTGGGATGTGACGGGGCATTTTGGAAGCGATTACTCTTCCTTTACAGTAAGAAATGTTCCGGTAATGACCTTCTTTTCAGGATTTCATGATGACTACCACTCTCCCCGCGATATCGCTGCTAAAGCTAATCTTCAAAAGATGGAGAACATCCTGAAAATTGTAAATGAATGTATATGGGAGTTTACATTGAAATCAACGGACAAATGATTACATTTTTTGAGAATCACTCCTGACCGTAACTTTCTCCAGTATTCTCATGTTGACTTCGACTCCGATACCTGGTTTGGTCGGAACATCCATGGTGCCGTCGGGATTAACAACAAATTCAGGTTCGACGATATCTTCCCTGTAATATCGTTTGCTGGCAGAAATATCTCCGGGTAATGTAAAGTTATGCAGTGATGCCAGGGCAACATTTCCGGCCCGGCCTATTCCTGATTCCAGCATTCCACCATGCCATACCGGAATGTTCTTTGAAGCGCAATAGTCATGAATGTGCTTTGATTCCGTAAAACCGCCGACACGCCCCGGCTTTATATTGATAATCCTGCAACTGCCCAGTTCAATGGCAGCCCGGGTATCGTCGAGCGAATGGATGCTTTCGTCAAGGCAGATGGGGGTTTTCAGTTCACGCTGGAGTTTCGAATGATCATATATGTCCTCATAACCGAGCGGCTGCTCTATCAATAAAAGGTTATATCCATCCATCTTCTTAAAGAGGCTGATATCCTCCAGTGTATAGGCAGAGTTTGCATCT
This window of the Bacteroidota bacterium genome carries:
- a CDS encoding M20/M25/M40 family metallo-hydrolase, which produces MRRFSFITLALSLSTAMLLAQTQSSPVPAPVVKDFSGTLSFLSSDWMEGREIGTRGSFLAADFIATMMELHGLTPYGDPDLFDNPEGAMTFHQTYFQNFKVIRYQAEKATLTFIQRLTDSESALQLSPGIDFIWKSVPNSIEAEAAMVFAGYGLAAPDKGYNDYSGLDVNGRIVVVMDGYPGHADTTSPAWKKLGKTFGEDCASIEVKRRMAEKLGAVALIVIAPDDSLRPYSPIQRNLDTVNAAVNSPEITEPVYVDADYALPGDTAIIKIPCFILGTNASGMLFDETGIVLADIETRIADLLSPASTVIHGKRMRFTVVVKSESLVVRNVLGIIRGKDSTKSVVVGAHYDHLGVRNGYIYNGADDDASGVSGMLALAKAWCEYDKQPAFNIIFAAWTAEEKGFLGSRYYVMHSNANPDKLLLNINLDMISRSAPEDTASRQLSIGTMPGSDELRQIARASNLRLPHPFELDLWDVTGHFGSDYSSFTVRNVPVMTFFSGFHDDYHSPRDIAAKANLQKMENILKIVNECIWEFTLKSTDK